The Fundidesulfovibrio magnetotacticus genome has a window encoding:
- a CDS encoding ABC transporter ATP-binding protein: MASVTLKDIVKTFKTTTVVDRLNIEIQDREFAVLVGPSGCGKTTALRMIAGLEQPTSGDILIGDRVVNDVPPKDRDIAMVFQNYALYPHMNVRENLGFGLKMRKFPKPEIDRRVEEAADILGIQGLLERKPRELSGGQRQRVAVGRAIVRKPAVFLFDEPLSNLDAKLRVAMRAEISRLHQRMDATTIYVTHDQVEAMTMAHRIYVMKSGTLQQQGAPMDIYRHPANRFVASFIGSPAMNFAEGVVENRDGRPVLNAGAFRVDLPEALREALAPYAGKPLVFGIRPEDFTLAESGQALGGDRISATADVVEQLGSEVLLHLSAGEHRLVARLDVPPTPIVAGSGVTVRLDASRARLFDPGTGLSVG, from the coding sequence ATGGCCAGCGTGACGCTCAAGGACATCGTCAAGACCTTCAAGACCACCACCGTGGTCGATCGCCTGAACATCGAGATACAAGACCGCGAGTTCGCGGTGCTGGTGGGGCCCTCGGGCTGCGGCAAGACCACGGCGCTGCGCATGATCGCCGGGCTCGAACAGCCCACCTCGGGGGATATCCTCATAGGCGATCGGGTGGTCAACGACGTGCCCCCCAAGGACCGCGACATCGCCATGGTCTTCCAGAACTACGCCCTCTACCCGCACATGAACGTGCGCGAGAACCTGGGCTTCGGCCTGAAGATGCGCAAGTTCCCCAAGCCGGAGATCGACCGGCGCGTGGAGGAGGCCGCGGACATCCTGGGCATCCAGGGGCTTTTGGAGCGCAAGCCCCGCGAACTTTCCGGCGGCCAGCGTCAGCGCGTGGCCGTGGGCCGGGCCATCGTGCGCAAGCCCGCCGTGTTTCTCTTCGACGAACCCCTCTCCAACCTCGACGCCAAGCTGCGCGTGGCCATGCGCGCCGAGATCAGCAGGCTCCACCAGCGCATGGACGCCACCACCATCTACGTCACCCACGACCAGGTGGAGGCCATGACCATGGCCCACCGCATCTACGTGATGAAAAGCGGCACGCTCCAGCAGCAGGGCGCGCCCATGGACATCTACCGCCATCCGGCCAACCGCTTCGTGGCCTCCTTCATCGGTTCCCCGGCCATGAACTTCGCCGAGGGCGTGGTGGAGAACCGCGACGGACGCCCGGTTCTCAACGCCGGGGCCTTCCGCGTGGACCTGCCCGAGGCCCTGCGCGAAGCCCTGGCTCCCTACGCCGGGAAACCCCTGGTCTTCGGCATCCGCCCGGAAGACTTCACCCTGGCCGAGTCCGGCCAGGCCCTGGGCGGCGATCGCATCAGCGCAACGGCCGACGTGGTGGAGCAGCTGGGTTCGGAGGTCCTGCTGCATCTGAGCGCCGGAGAGCACCGCCTGGTGGCCCGGCTGGACGTTCCCCCGACCCCCATCGTCGCGGGCAGCGGCGTCACGGTGCGCCTGGACGCCTCCAGGGCGCGCCTCTTCGACCCAGGGACCGGGCTTTCGGTAGGTTAG